One segment of Haemophilus influenzae DNA contains the following:
- the yceD gene encoding 23S rRNA accumulation protein YceD gives MQKVKLPLTVDPVKDAQRRLDYVGYYAANQLERLAESVVNVLSDAQVTLSFYVDPQKLVVMKGKVQVDVELECQRCNLPYKQTLECEFTYSPVANWDQADDLPEIYEPIEFNAFGEIDLIGAVEDELILALPLVPMHSSEHCEVSAQEQVFGELPEELAKKPNPFAVLANLKQK, from the coding sequence ATGCAAAAGGTAAAACTACCCCTCACTGTTGATCCCGTAAAAGATGCTCAAAGACGGCTTGATTATGTTGGCTATTATGCTGCAAATCAGCTTGAGCGTTTGGCGGAATCAGTAGTAAATGTGCTTAGCGATGCACAGGTAACATTATCGTTTTATGTTGATCCACAAAAATTAGTGGTGATGAAAGGTAAAGTACAGGTTGATGTCGAGCTTGAATGTCAGCGGTGTAATTTGCCTTACAAACAAACATTGGAATGTGAGTTTACTTATAGTCCAGTGGCTAATTGGGATCAGGCTGATGACTTGCCCGAAATTTATGAACCAATCGAATTTAATGCGTTTGGCGAAATAGATTTAATTGGTGCAGTGGAAGACGAACTTATTTTAGCTCTACCGCTTGTCCCAATGCATTCATCTGAACACTGTGAAGTGTCCGCGCAGGAACAGGTTTTTGGCGAATTGCCTGAAGAATTGGCAAAAAAACCGAACCCGTTCGCTGTATTAGCTAATTTAAAGCAAAAGTAA
- a CDS encoding Na(+)-translocating NADH-quinone reductase subunit C: MAKFNKDSVGGTILVVLLLSLVCSIIVAGSAVMLKPAQEEQKLLDKQKNILNVAGLLQANTNVKETYAKFIEPRFVDLATGEYTQQADDSQQAIPADSDKARIRSRSKTTEVYLVKDEQGQTQQVILPIYGTGLWSVMYGLVSVQPDGNTINGITYYQHGETPGLGGEIENPNWASLFKGKKLFDEQHQPAIHIVKGQAPQDEHSIDGLSGATLTGNGVQGTFNYWFSKDGFGPYLEKLHSGAN; encoded by the coding sequence ATGGCTAAATTTAATAAAGACAGTGTAGGCGGCACAATCCTTGTTGTGCTACTACTGAGTTTAGTTTGTTCCATTATTGTTGCTGGTTCCGCAGTAATGTTAAAACCTGCACAAGAAGAACAAAAATTGCTCGATAAACAAAAAAATATTTTAAATGTAGCTGGTCTTTTACAAGCAAATACGAATGTAAAAGAAACTTATGCAAAATTTATTGAGCCGCGTTTCGTTGATTTAGCAACAGGCGAATACACACAACAAGCAGATGATAGCCAACAAGCAATTCCTGCTGATTCGGATAAAGCACGTATTCGTTCTCGTAGCAAAACAACTGAAGTTTATCTTGTAAAAGATGAACAGGGTCAAACTCAACAAGTTATTTTACCAATTTATGGCACTGGCTTGTGGTCAGTGATGTATGGCTTAGTATCTGTTCAACCAGATGGTAATACTATTAATGGAATTACTTACTATCAACACGGCGAAACACCAGGATTGGGCGGAGAAATTGAAAATCCAAACTGGGCAAGTCTATTTAAAGGTAAAAAATTATTTGATGAGCAACATCAACCTGCCATTCATATTGTGAAAGGTCAAGCTCCACAAGATGAGCATAGTATTGATGGTTTATCTGGTGCAACTTTAACAGGTAATGGTGTTCAAGGTACCTTTAATTATTGGTTCAGCAAAGATGGCTTTGGTCCATATCTTGAAAAACTTCATTCAGGAGCAAACTAA
- the asd gene encoding archaetidylserine decarboxylase (Phosphatidylserine decarboxylase is synthesized as a single chain precursor. Generation of the pyruvoyl active site from a Ser is coupled to cleavage of a Gly-Ser bond between the larger (beta) and smaller (alpha chains). It is an integral membrane protein.) yields MTSNSYWQRLKVAFQYVMPQIYLTQIAGWFAKQKWGKITRFVIKAFAKKYNIDMSIAQKEQFSDYASFNEFFIRPLKENARPINQNPTALCLPADGRISECGHIDDTLLLQAKGHFFSLEDLLAEDKELVETFKNGEFATTYLSPRDYHRVHMPCDGTLRKMVYVPGDLFSVNPFLAQHIPNLFARNERVICVFDTEFGTMVQVLVGATITASIGTTWAGVINPPRHNEVKTWTYEGESAVKLLKGQEMGWFQLGSTVINLFQANQVRLADHLSVNEPVRMGEILAYKK; encoded by the coding sequence ATGACTTCAAATTCTTATTGGCAACGCCTAAAAGTTGCCTTTCAATATGTGATGCCACAAATTTATTTAACTCAAATTGCAGGCTGGTTTGCTAAACAAAAATGGGGAAAAATAACACGTTTTGTAATTAAAGCCTTTGCAAAAAAATATAACATTGATATGAGCATTGCGCAAAAAGAACAATTTTCTGATTACGCAAGTTTTAATGAATTTTTTATTCGTCCGTTAAAAGAAAACGCACGCCCAATCAATCAAAATCCTACCGCACTTTGTTTACCCGCAGACGGTCGCATTAGCGAGTGCGGTCATATTGACGATACTCTTTTATTACAAGCTAAAGGGCATTTTTTCAGCCTAGAAGACTTACTGGCAGAAGATAAAGAATTAGTGGAAACCTTTAAAAATGGGGAATTTGCCACTACTTATCTTTCTCCCCGTGATTATCATCGAGTGCATATGCCGTGCGATGGCACGCTACGCAAGATGGTTTATGTACCGGGCGATTTGTTCTCTGTGAATCCATTTTTAGCCCAACATATACCCAATTTATTTGCGCGTAATGAACGTGTGATTTGTGTTTTTGATACTGAGTTTGGCACAATGGTACAAGTATTAGTTGGTGCAACAATTACCGCAAGTATTGGCACAACTTGGGCGGGCGTGATTAATCCACCGCGCCACAACGAAGTGAAAACTTGGACTTATGAAGGCGAAAGTGCGGTCAAATTATTGAAAGGTCAAGAAATGGGTTGGTTCCAACTTGGTTCGACAGTAATTAATTTATTCCAAGCAAATCAAGTGCGTTTGGCCGATCACTTAAGCGTCAACGAACCTGTTCGCATGGGCGAAATCTTGGCATATAAAAAATAA
- the nqrE gene encoding NADH:ubiquinone reductase (Na(+)-transporting) subunit E — protein MEHYISLFVKAVFIENMALSFFLGMCTFLAVSKKVSTAFGLGIAVTFVLGIAVPVNQLIYANVLKENALIEGVDLSFLNFITFIGVIAGLVQILEMVLDKFMPSLYNALGIFLPLIAVNCAIFGGVSFMVQRDYNFPESIVYGFGSGLGWMLAIVALAGLTEKMKYADIPAGLKGLGITFISVGLMALGFMSFSGIQL, from the coding sequence ATGGAACATTATATTAGCCTATTTGTTAAGGCAGTCTTCATTGAAAATATGGCACTTTCTTTCTTCTTGGGGATGTGTACTTTCTTAGCGGTATCTAAAAAGGTATCAACTGCGTTCGGTCTTGGGATTGCGGTAACTTTCGTTCTTGGTATCGCAGTGCCAGTAAACCAATTAATTTACGCAAATGTACTAAAAGAAAATGCTTTAATTGAAGGTGTAGATTTATCATTCTTAAACTTTATCACTTTCATTGGGGTTATTGCAGGTTTGGTACAAATACTCGAAATGGTATTAGATAAATTTATGCCGTCACTTTATAACGCATTAGGGATTTTCTTACCTTTAATCGCAGTAAACTGTGCGATCTTTGGTGGCGTATCTTTCATGGTTCAACGTGATTACAATTTCCCTGAATCTATCGTGTATGGTTTCGGCTCAGGTTTAGGTTGGATGTTAGCGATTGTGGCGCTTGCTGGCTTAACGGAAAAAATGAAATACGCTGATATTCCTGCTGGATTAAAAGGTTTAGGTATTACCTTTATCTCTGTTGGTTTAATGGCGCTAGGCTTTATGTCTTTCTCTGGTATTCAATTATAA
- a CDS encoding beta-ketoacyl-ACP synthase III, with protein sequence MNSRILSTGSYLPSHIRTNADLEKMVDTSDEWIVTRSGIRERRIAAADETVATMGFEAAKNAIEAAQINPQDIELVIVATTSHSHAYPSAACQVQGLLNIDDAISFDLAAACTGFVYALSVADQFIRAGKVKKALVIGSDLNSRKLDETDRSTVVLFGDGAGAVILEASEQEGIISTHLHASADKHNALVLAQPERGVEKSGYIEMQGNETFKLAVRELSNVVEETLLANNLDKKDLDWLVPHQANLRIITATAKKLEMDMSQVVVTLDKYANNSAATVPVALDEAVRDGRIQRGQLLLLEAFGGGWTWGSALVRF encoded by the coding sequence ATGAATAGTAGAATTTTATCCACCGGTAGCTATTTGCCGAGCCATATTCGCACAAATGCGGATTTAGAAAAAATGGTTGATACATCAGATGAATGGATTGTCACTCGTTCTGGTATCCGTGAACGTCGTATCGCAGCAGCAGATGAAACTGTTGCAACAATGGGATTTGAAGCGGCAAAAAATGCGATCGAAGCTGCCCAGATTAATCCTCAAGATATTGAACTGGTTATTGTTGCAACAACAAGTCATTCACACGCTTATCCAAGTGCTGCTTGCCAAGTGCAAGGTTTATTAAATATTGATGATGCGATTTCTTTTGATTTAGCCGCAGCTTGTACTGGTTTTGTCTATGCCTTGAGCGTAGCCGATCAATTTATTCGTGCAGGCAAGGTGAAAAAAGCCTTAGTGATAGGCTCAGATCTCAATTCTCGTAAATTAGATGAAACAGATCGCAGCACCGTTGTGCTATTTGGTGATGGTGCGGGAGCGGTCATTCTTGAAGCGAGTGAACAAGAAGGGATTATTTCTACACATTTACACGCTTCAGCAGATAAGCATAATGCCCTTGTTTTAGCTCAGCCTGAACGTGGCGTAGAAAAATCTGGATATATCGAGATGCAAGGTAACGAAACGTTCAAATTGGCAGTTCGTGAACTTTCAAATGTAGTGGAAGAAACTCTTTTAGCAAATAATTTAGATAAAAAAGATTTAGACTGGCTTGTGCCACACCAAGCAAATTTACGTATTATCACGGCAACGGCTAAGAAGTTAGAAATGGATATGTCACAAGTGGTGGTTACGTTAGATAAATATGCTAACAACAGTGCAGCTACTGTGCCTGTTGCCTTAGATGAGGCTGTTCGAGATGGCCGTATTCAACGTGGGCAGTTACTATTATTAGAAGCCTTTGGCGGTGGTTGGACTTGGGGTTCAGCATTAGTGCGTTTCTAA
- a CDS encoding BolA family protein: protein MSIQQIIEQKIQQEFQPHFLAIENESHLHHSNRGSESHFKCVIVSADFKNIRKVQRHQRIYQLLNEELNHSIHALALHLFTPEEWKAQNETVPHSTKCAGIGR, encoded by the coding sequence ATGTCAATTCAACAAATTATTGAGCAAAAAATTCAACAAGAATTTCAACCGCACTTTTTAGCAATAGAAAATGAAAGCCATTTACATCACTCTAATCGAGGTTCTGAATCACATTTTAAATGTGTTATTGTCAGCGCAGACTTTAAAAATATTCGAAAAGTACAACGTCATCAGCGTATTTATCAATTATTGAACGAAGAATTAAATCATAGTATTCACGCATTAGCATTACATTTATTCACTCCAGAAGAATGGAAAGCACAAAATGAAACTGTACCGCACTCAACAAAATGTGCAGGTATTGGTCGCTAA
- the rpmF gene encoding 50S ribosomal protein L32: MAVQQNKKSRSRRDMRRSHDALTTAAVSVDKASGETHLRHHVTADGYYRGRKVINK, encoded by the coding sequence ATGGCTGTTCAACAAAACAAAAAATCTCGTTCACGTCGTGATATGCGTCGTTCACACGATGCTTTAACAACTGCTGCTGTATCAGTAGATAAAGCAAGTGGTGAAACTCACTTACGTCACCACGTAACTGCAGACGGTTACTATCGTGGTCGTAAGGTGATCAATAAGTAA
- a CDS encoding YajG family lipoprotein: protein MTLVNKIKTLSSVCILAATLFLAGCQAQSNILAFTPPAPSASMNVNRTAVVSVTTKDSRAIQEIASYTKYGELIKLNASPSVTQLFQQVMQQNLISKGFRIGQLNGSNAWVTVDVREFATQVEQGNLRYKLNTKIQATVYVQGAKGSYNKSFNVTRSQEGVFNADNDEIHKVLSQTFNDIVNNIYQDQEVAVAINQYSN from the coding sequence ATGACATTAGTAAACAAAATTAAAACATTATCATCAGTATGTATTCTAGCGGCTACATTATTTCTTGCAGGCTGCCAAGCACAATCAAATATATTAGCATTCACACCTCCTGCGCCAAGTGCTTCAATGAATGTTAATCGAACTGCTGTTGTATCTGTTACAACAAAAGATAGCCGCGCAATACAAGAGATTGCGAGTTATACAAAATACGGGGAACTGATTAAATTAAATGCATCCCCAAGTGTTACACAATTATTTCAGCAAGTGATGCAGCAAAATTTAATTAGTAAAGGTTTTAGAATTGGGCAATTAAATGGTTCAAATGCGTGGGTAACAGTGGATGTGCGTGAATTTGCTACGCAAGTAGAACAAGGTAATCTTCGTTATAAACTCAATACCAAAATTCAAGCGACAGTTTATGTACAAGGTGCGAAAGGTTCGTATAATAAATCATTTAATGTCACGCGCTCACAAGAGGGCGTATTTAATGCGGACAATGATGAAATTCATAAAGTGCTATCTCAAACTTTTAATGATATTGTGAACAATATTTATCAAGATCAAGAAGTTGCGGTTGCGATTAACCAATATTCTAATTAA
- the gorA gene encoding glutathione-disulfide reductase, which yields MAKHYDYIAIGGGSGGIASLNRAASYGKKCAIIEAKYLGGTCVNVGCVPKKVMFYGAHIAEAINNYAPDYGFDVEVKKFDFSKLIESRQAYIGRIHTSYNNVLAKNNIDVINGFGKFVDAHTVEVTLADGTTEQVTADHILIATGGRPYRPNIKGQEYGIDSDGFFALTELPKRAAVIGAGYIAVELSGVLNSLGVETHLLVRRHAPMRNQDPLIVETLVEVLEQDGIQLHTNSTPSEIVKNADGSLTVKCDGQSDVTVDCVIWAAGRVPATDKIGLENAGVETNERGYVKVDKYQNTNVKGIYAVGDIIENGIELTPVAVAAGRRLSERLFNNKSTEYLDYSLVPTVVFSHPPIGTVGLTEPQAIEQYGAENVKIYKSSFTAMYTAVTQHRQPCKMKLVCVGKDEKVVGLHGIGFGVDEMIQGFAVAIKMGATKADFDNTVAIHPTGSEEFVTMR from the coding sequence ATGGCTAAACATTATGATTATATTGCTATTGGCGGTGGCAGTGGCGGTATTGCGTCTCTAAATCGTGCTGCAAGCTATGGAAAAAAATGTGCAATCATTGAAGCAAAATATCTTGGCGGCACTTGTGTAAATGTCGGTTGCGTACCTAAAAAAGTGATGTTTTATGGCGCACATATTGCAGAAGCAATCAACAATTATGCGCCAGATTATGGTTTTGATGTTGAAGTGAAAAAATTTGATTTTTCAAAACTAATTGAAAGCCGACAAGCCTATATTGGTCGTATTCATACATCTTATAATAATGTATTAGCGAAAAATAATATTGATGTAATTAATGGTTTCGGAAAATTTGTCGATGCGCATACCGTCGAAGTAACACTTGCTGATGGTACAACAGAACAAGTAACCGCAGATCATATTTTAATCGCAACTGGTGGGCGTCCATATCGTCCAAATATTAAAGGACAAGAATATGGCATTGATTCAGATGGTTTTTTTGCATTAACCGAATTACCAAAACGTGCTGCTGTTATCGGTGCAGGCTATATTGCTGTTGAACTTTCTGGCGTATTAAACAGCTTAGGCGTGGAAACACATTTATTAGTGCGTCGCCATGCGCCAATGCGTAATCAAGATCCATTAATCGTAGAAACATTAGTGGAAGTGCTTGAGCAAGATGGTATTCAATTACATACCAATTCTACCCCATCTGAAATTGTAAAAAATGCAGATGGTTCACTTACAGTAAAATGTGATGGTCAATCTGATGTTACCGTAGATTGCGTTATTTGGGCTGCGGGTCGTGTGCCAGCGACAGATAAAATTGGCTTAGAAAATGCAGGCGTAGAAACGAACGAACGCGGCTATGTCAAAGTAGATAAATATCAAAATACTAATGTGAAAGGCATTTATGCGGTAGGCGATATTATCGAAAACGGTATTGAATTGACACCAGTTGCAGTTGCAGCAGGTCGTCGCCTTTCAGAGCGTTTATTTAATAATAAATCGACTGAATATTTAGATTACAGTTTAGTTCCAACCGTTGTATTCAGCCATCCACCAATTGGCACAGTAGGTTTAACTGAACCGCAAGCGATTGAGCAGTACGGCGCAGAAAATGTTAAGATATATAAATCCTCTTTCACAGCAATGTACACTGCGGTAACTCAACATCGCCAACCGTGCAAAATGAAATTAGTTTGTGTGGGTAAAGATGAAAAAGTTGTGGGTTTACATGGTATTGGTTTCGGTGTAGATGAAATGATCCAAGGATTTGCTGTAGCAATCAAAATGGGTGCAACAAAAGCTGATTTTGACAATACGGTGGCAATTCATCCAACAGGTTCAGAGGAATTTGTAACAATGCGTTAA
- a CDS encoding NADH:ubiquinone reductase (Na(+)-transporting) subunit B, which yields MGLKNLFEKMEPAFLPGGKYSKLYPIFESIYTLLYTPGTVTHKNTHVRDALDSKRMMITVFLALFPAIFYGMYNVGNQAIPALNQLGNLDQLIANDWHYALANSLGLDLTANATWGSKIALGAIFFLPIYLVVFTVCTIWELLFSVVRGHEVNEGMFVSTILFALIVPPTLPLWQAALGITFGIVVAKEIFGGVGRNFMNPALAGRAFLFFAYPAQISGDTVWTAADGFSGATALSQWSQGGQGALQHTVTGAPITWMDAFVGNLPGSMGEVSTLAILIGGAVIVFTRIASWRIIAGVMIGMIATSTLFNLIGSETNPMFSMPWHWHFVLGGFALGMVFMATDPVSASFTNTGKWWYGALIGVMAVLIRTINPAYPEGMMLAILFANLFAPIFDYIVVQANIKRRRARTNG from the coding sequence ATGGGTTTGAAAAATCTTTTTGAAAAAATGGAACCCGCGTTTTTACCCGGTGGTAAATACAGCAAACTTTATCCGATCTTTGAATCGATTTATACCTTGCTTTATACACCTGGTACGGTAACGCACAAAAACACTCACGTTCGTGATGCGTTAGATTCAAAACGTATGATGATTACGGTTTTCCTTGCGTTGTTCCCTGCTATTTTCTACGGGATGTACAATGTGGGTAACCAAGCGATCCCCGCTTTAAATCAATTAGGCAATTTAGATCAACTAATTGCTAACGATTGGCACTATGCTCTTGCTAATTCATTAGGTTTAGATTTAACTGCCAATGCAACTTGGGGCTCAAAAATAGCACTTGGGGCAATTTTCTTTTTACCAATTTACTTAGTGGTATTTACCGTTTGTACTATTTGGGAATTATTATTCTCTGTGGTTCGTGGTCACGAAGTAAATGAAGGTATGTTTGTATCAACCATTTTATTTGCATTGATCGTTCCACCAACATTGCCACTATGGCAAGCCGCATTAGGTATTACTTTTGGTATCGTTGTTGCAAAAGAAATTTTTGGTGGTGTTGGTCGTAACTTTATGAACCCTGCACTTGCGGGTCGAGCTTTCTTATTCTTCGCATATCCAGCTCAAATTTCAGGCGATACGGTTTGGACTGCCGCGGATGGTTTTTCTGGTGCAACCGCACTTTCACAGTGGTCACAAGGTGGTCAAGGTGCATTGCAACATACCGTAACAGGTGCTCCAATTACTTGGATGGATGCTTTTGTTGGTAACTTACCTGGTTCAATGGGGGAAGTTTCTACCCTTGCAATTTTAATTGGCGGTGCTGTTATTGTATTCACTCGCATTGCATCTTGGCGCATTATTGCTGGTGTAATGATTGGCATGATTGCAACCTCAACCTTGTTTAACCTAATTGGCTCAGAGACTAACCCTATGTTCTCAATGCCTTGGCATTGGCACTTTGTTTTAGGTGGATTTGCATTGGGTATGGTATTTATGGCGACCGATCCTGTTTCAGCATCTTTTACTAATACTGGTAAATGGTGGTACGGTGCATTAATTGGTGTAATGGCTGTATTAATTCGTACTATAAACCCAGCCTATCCAGAAGGAATGATGTTAGCGATTTTATTTGCAAATTTATTTGCACCGATTTTCGACTACATCGTTGTTCAAGCAAATATCAAACGTCGGAGAGCGAGAACAAATGGCTAA
- the nqrD gene encoding NADH:ubiquinone reductase (Na(+)-transporting) subunit D: MSGKTSYKDLLLAPIAKNNPIALQILGICSALAVTTKLETAFVMAIAVTLVTGLSNLFVSLIRNYIPNSIRIIVQLAIIASLVIVVDQILKAYAYGLSKQLSVFVGLIITNCIVMGRAEAFAMKSPPVESFVDGIGNGLGYGSMLIIVAFFRELIGSGKLFGITIFETIQNGGWYQANGLFLLAPSAFFIIGFVIWGLRTWKPEQQEK, from the coding sequence ATGTCTGGAAAAACAAGTTATAAAGATCTGTTGTTAGCGCCAATTGCTAAAAACAACCCTATTGCATTGCAAATCTTAGGGATTTGTTCTGCATTAGCTGTAACAACAAAATTAGAAACTGCTTTTGTTATGGCAATTGCAGTTACCTTAGTAACTGGATTATCAAACTTATTTGTTTCCCTAATCCGCAATTATATCCCTAACAGCATTCGTATTATTGTACAGCTCGCAATCATCGCTTCGCTTGTTATCGTAGTGGATCAAATTCTAAAAGCCTATGCTTATGGTTTATCTAAACAGCTTTCGGTATTCGTTGGTTTGATTATTACTAACTGTATCGTAATGGGACGTGCCGAAGCATTTGCGATGAAATCCCCTCCCGTTGAAAGTTTTGTAGATGGTATCGGAAATGGCTTAGGTTATGGTTCGATGTTAATTATCGTAGCATTTTTCCGTGAACTTATCGGTTCAGGTAAATTATTTGGTATTACTATTTTTGAAACTATTCAAAATGGTGGCTGGTATCAAGCAAATGGTTTATTCCTACTTGCACCAAGTGCATTCTTTATTATCGGATTTGTGATCTGGGGATTAAGAACTTGGAAACCAGAGCAACAGGAGAAGTAA
- a CDS encoding Na(+)-translocating NADH-quinone reductase subunit A produces the protein MITIKKGLDLPIAGKPAQVIHSGNAVNQVAILGEEYVGMRPSMKVREGDVVKKGQVLFEDKKNPGVIFTAPASGTITAINRGEKRVLQSVVINVEGDEKITFAKYSTEQLNTLSSEQVKQNLIESGLWTALRTRPFSKVPSIESEPSSIFVNAMDTNPLAADPAVALKEYSQDFTNGLTVLSRLFPSKPLHLCKASDSNIPTADLENLQIHDFTGVHPAGLVGTHIHFIDPVGIQKTVWHINYQDVIAVGKLFTTGELYAERVISLAGPQVKEPRLVRTIIGANLSQLTQNELSAGKNRVISGSVLCGQIAKDSHDYLGRYALQVSVITEGNEKEFFGWIMPQANKYSLTRTVLGHFSKKLFNFTTSENGGERAMVPIGSYERVMPLDILPTLLLRDLIVGDTDGAQALGCLELDEEDLALCSFVCPGKYEYGSILRQVLDKIEKEG, from the coding sequence ATGATTACAATTAAGAAAGGTTTGGATCTCCCAATCGCGGGAAAACCAGCACAAGTAATCCATAGCGGCAACGCTGTGAATCAAGTTGCGATTCTAGGTGAGGAGTATGTGGGGATGCGTCCTTCAATGAAAGTGCGCGAAGGCGATGTTGTGAAAAAAGGTCAAGTACTTTTTGAAGACAAAAAAAATCCTGGTGTAATTTTTACAGCCCCTGCAAGCGGTACCATCACTGCAATCAATCGTGGCGAAAAACGTGTATTACAATCTGTTGTTATTAATGTAGAAGGTGATGAAAAAATCACTTTTGCAAAATATAGCACAGAACAATTGAATACACTTTCTTCTGAACAAGTAAAACAAAACTTGATAGAATCTGGCTTGTGGACGGCATTACGTACTCGTCCATTTAGTAAAGTTCCATCCATTGAAAGTGAACCATCTTCTATTTTTGTAAACGCGATGGATACCAATCCATTAGCAGCCGATCCTGCTGTCGCATTAAAAGAATATTCGCAAGACTTCACTAACGGTTTAACAGTATTAAGTCGTTTATTCCCTTCAAAACCATTACACTTATGTAAAGCGAGCGATTCTAATATTCCAACTGCTGATCTTGAAAATTTACAGATTCATGATTTTACTGGTGTTCATCCAGCTGGTCTTGTAGGGACACATATTCACTTTATTGATCCTGTCGGTATTCAAAAAACTGTATGGCATATCAATTATCAAGATGTGATCGCTGTAGGTAAATTATTTACAACAGGCGAACTTTATGCAGAACGAGTAATTTCTCTTGCGGGTCCTCAAGTGAAAGAACCTCGTTTAGTACGTACAATAATCGGTGCTAATCTTTCTCAATTAACCCAAAATGAATTAAGTGCGGGTAAAAATCGTGTAATTTCTGGCTCGGTGCTTTGTGGTCAAATAGCAAAAGATTCACATGATTATTTAGGTCGCTATGCTTTGCAAGTATCAGTAATCACTGAAGGTAATGAAAAAGAATTTTTTGGTTGGATTATGCCACAAGCCAATAAATATTCTTTGACTCGTACCGTATTAGGCCACTTCAGTAAAAAATTGTTTAATTTTACTACTTCAGAAAATGGTGGCGAACGTGCAATGGTGCCAATCGGTAGCTATGAGCGCGTAATGCCGTTGGATATTTTACCGACATTGTTATTACGTGATTTAATCGTGGGCGATACTGATGGCGCGCAAGCATTAGGTTGTCTGGAATTAGACGAAGAAGACTTGGCGTTATGCTCTTTCGTTTGCCCAGGCAAATATGAATACGGTTCAATCTTGCGTCAAGTCTTAGATAAGATTGAGAAGGAAGGTTAA